Proteins from a genomic interval of Methanobacteriaceae archaeon:
- the cas2 gene encoding CRISPR-associated endonuclease Cas2: MYVIVSLDVKFKTNLEKIERIIEYYGLRKIQNILYVGELDNNERNSLKESIDNVIKEYDSVLILPVCQNCYLKKESCGREIKFDNELFRVY, from the coding sequence ATGTATGTGATAGTAAGTCTTGATGTAAAATTCAAAACAAATTTGGAAAAAATTGAAAGAATCATCGAATACTATGGTCTTCGAAAAATTCAAAACATATTATATGTAGGGGAGCTGGACAACAATGAAAGAAATTCACTGAAAGAAAGTATTGATAATGTCATAAAAGAATATGATAGTGTTTTGATACTTCCAGTATGTCAAAACTGCTATTTGAAAAAGGAAAGCTGTGGTCGAGAGATTAAATTTGATAATGAACTATTTAGGGTGTACTGA
- a CDS encoding linear amide C-N hydrolase, with amino-acid sequence MLELSEDRMESIKTIKKLTEYNDYNLYSIEIKYDYNIDKVTPIVEGEISDQQMMELTFADALPGVELELEIPNYGCSAFTMPNNEKFLFGRNYDFSFDSSALLVRCNPKNGYKSIGFAALNHIYNNDPEISMGTKALCLISPYICLDGINEKGLGIAVLTQTSKPTIQKTGKPILLTTVLIRLILDKAKTTEEAIKLIKQYDILSTSGRDYHFYITDKTGDGRVVEFDPEKEERPMVVTKFKAATNFYGMYIDKVKPNRVNGIYGKGKERYDSIMDVINNGGNGITDVWKALKASAQDPNPEDIASNTQWSIAYDLDKLECEIVLRRHWDDILRFKLNE; translated from the coding sequence ATGTTAGAATTATCAGAAGATAGAATGGAATCAATTAAAACCATTAAAAAACTTACTGAATATAATGATTATAATCTTTATTCTATTGAAATAAAATATGATTATAATATCGATAAGGTAACTCCAATTGTCGAAGGAGAGATAAGTGATCAACAAATGATGGAATTAACCTTCGCAGATGCTCTTCCGGGAGTAGAATTAGAATTGGAAATTCCTAATTATGGATGTTCAGCATTTACAATGCCAAATAATGAAAAATTTTTATTTGGAAGGAACTATGATTTCTCTTTTGATTCATCAGCACTACTTGTAAGATGTAATCCTAAAAATGGATATAAATCAATAGGATTTGCAGCATTAAATCATATTTATAATAATGATCCCGAAATAAGCATGGGAACAAAAGCATTATGTTTAATTTCACCATATATCTGTTTAGATGGGATTAATGAAAAGGGGCTTGGAATAGCTGTATTGACACAAACAAGCAAACCAACAATTCAAAAAACTGGGAAACCTATTTTATTAACGACTGTATTAATTAGATTAATTTTAGATAAAGCTAAAACAACAGAAGAAGCGATAAAATTAATCAAACAATATGATATTTTATCTACGAGTGGGAGGGATTATCATTTCTATATAACAGATAAGACTGGGGATGGTAGAGTAGTGGAATTTGATCCTGAAAAAGAAGAAAGACCAATGGTTGTTACTAAATTTAAAGCTGCAACAAATTTCTATGGAATGTATATTGATAAAGTAAAACCAAATAGAGTAAATGGAATATATGGAAAAGGAAAAGAAAGGTATGACTCCATAATGGATGTAATAAATAATGGTGGAAATGGAATAACTGATGTATGGAAAGCATTAAAAGCATCAGCACAAGACCCAAACCCTGAAGATATTGCAAGTAATACTCAATGGTCTATTGCATATGATTTAGACAAACTAGAATGTGAAATTGTATTAAGAAGGCATTGGGATGATATATTAAGGTTTAAATTAAATGAATAG
- the cas1 gene encoding CRISPR-associated endonuclease Cas1, with amino-acid sequence MKLIIDGYNKSIHKKDNRLAIHENSEIIDSIKASEVNDITIVGKGYVTFDALNLIAQNNIKLIAINPRGQLTYTLESPDWRNVTLRKQQYQLSENKLGLEISKELIKCKMKNQKATLTTLNKNKQLKRVFNYRSKIDEIIKQIDELSLNGDNEKQRIKIMGLEGKASNEYWMGVKYFIPKEIEFRNRTKQPTDLLNSMLNYGYAILASEITKSILVNGLDPYCGFLHFDMDRRTSLTFDLIEPFRQQIVDKAVISLINRKQITNDDLDKRNNTIKLEARKLIVSKILGKIFSTITYNDETVSYEDLIRKQSKNLVDTLLNGTEFNGFYLRW; translated from the coding sequence ATGAAACTAATAATCGATGGATACAATAAATCAATACATAAAAAGGATAACCGGCTTGCCATACATGAAAACTCTGAAATTATAGATTCAATTAAGGCAAGTGAAGTTAATGACATAACAATTGTTGGAAAAGGATACGTGACTTTTGATGCATTGAATTTAATAGCACAAAATAACATTAAACTGATAGCAATCAATCCAAGAGGACAATTAACCTACACATTGGAATCACCTGACTGGAGGAATGTAACATTAAGAAAACAACAATATCAACTGAGTGAAAATAAATTAGGTCTTGAAATTTCAAAAGAACTAATCAAATGTAAAATGAAAAATCAAAAAGCAACATTAACAACATTAAACAAAAACAAACAGCTAAAAAGAGTATTTAATTACAGATCAAAAATTGATGAAATAATAAAACAGATTGATGAATTAAGTTTAAATGGAGATAATGAAAAACAGAGAATAAAAATCATGGGATTAGAAGGAAAAGCCTCAAATGAATATTGGATGGGTGTAAAATACTTCATTCCAAAAGAAATTGAATTTAGAAATAGGACTAAACAGCCGACAGATTTATTGAATTCAATGCTGAATTATGGATATGCTATTCTTGCAAGTGAAATTACAAAAAGCATTTTAGTTAATGGTTTAGATCCATACTGTGGTTTCCTACACTTTGATATGGATAGAAGAACCAGCTTAACATTTGATCTAATTGAACCATTCAGGCAGCAAATAGTAGATAAGGCCGTTATAAGTTTAATCAATAGAAAACAAATCACTAATGATGATTTAGATAAAAGAAACAATACAATAAAACTAGAAGCTAGAAAACTAATCGTAAGTAAAATTCTTGGAAAAATATTCTCAACAATAACATATAACGATGAAACTGTCAGTTATGAAGATTTAATTAGAAAACAAAGCAAGAATTTAGTTGATACATTATTGAATGGTACTGAATTTAATGGATTTTATTTAAGATGGTGA
- a CDS encoding TMEM175 family protein, whose protein sequence is MKEGERYMEKKNNDDIDSSNFLEYIEDEELNKDIHELNLARKKLRKRLHELRMENNPEYQNLYGDFDKRRKLIDYGIDEYSGKANPENPEQREHHHNKKPKQETINQEMKISSSENPNQESKIPNTENLNEHKISENLNQNSRNIPENRWIEFFNRNNTLRDRFRDAFSQNVNIDPGRLLALTDGIFGMVMTLLAFGIELPATQMKTSQDIFNFIVSTLPTVGTVLVSFILVSTFWVYHHEVIKLKNMDTIYLWLNILYLASLSFIPFTTSLMGSYGQYFLIECVFIINIFIITLLFTACVHYANNKNFLENTMDKSQRKYYQHTFAIISLLTFVVVLGDYFINSAFTYLLIITPFIFIITQLKHDSNS, encoded by the coding sequence ATGAAAGAAGGAGAAAGATATATGGAAAAGAAAAACAATGACGACATAGATTCAAGTAATTTTCTAGAATATATTGAAGATGAAGAATTAAATAAAGATATTCATGAATTGAATCTTGCAAGAAAAAAACTCAGAAAACGTTTACATGAATTAAGAATGGAAAATAATCCAGAATACCAGAATTTATATGGGGATTTCGACAAAAGAAGAAAACTAATAGATTATGGCATTGACGAATATTCTGGAAAAGCAAATCCAGAAAATCCAGAGCAAAGAGAACACCACCACAATAAAAAACCCAAACAAGAAACTATAAACCAAGAAATGAAAATATCCAGTTCAGAAAACCCAAATCAAGAATCTAAGATACCAAATACAGAAAACCTAAACGAACACAAAATATCCGAAAACTTAAACCAGAACAGCAGAAATATTCCAGAAAATAGGTGGATAGAATTCTTCAATAGAAATAACACATTAAGAGACAGATTTAGAGATGCATTTAGCCAGAACGTTAATATAGATCCTGGAAGATTACTTGCACTTACTGATGGAATCTTCGGAATGGTTATGACTCTTCTTGCTTTTGGTATTGAACTACCTGCTACCCAAATGAAAACATCACAAGACATTTTTAATTTTATAGTTTCAACATTACCTACGGTAGGTACTGTTCTTGTTAGTTTTATTCTAGTAAGTACCTTTTGGGTATATCATCATGAAGTAATTAAATTAAAGAATATGGACACTATCTATCTATGGTTGAATATTCTATATCTTGCGTCACTATCATTTATTCCATTTACTACATCATTGATGGGTTCATATGGCCAATATTTCCTTATCGAATGTGTGTTTATAATTAACATATTTATTATTACATTATTATTTACTGCATGTGTACATTATGCAAATAATAAGAATTTCCTTGAAAATACAATGGACAAAAGTCAAAGAAAATATTATCAACATACTTTTGCTATAATAAGTTTATTAACATTTGTTGTGGTCTTAGGTGACTATTTTATTAATTCAGCATTTACCTATCTATTAATAATAACGCCATTTATTTTCATAATTACACAATTAAAGCATGACAGTAATAGTTAA
- a CDS encoding tyrosine-type recombinase/integrase translates to MIEVDELTDYLDEYLEEKQEVKNLTEETIKKQTFNISKFIEFLEFNGVEELNEDNVKKQLRKYRRHCLKQRGNKRTTVKTYMMNILEFINSEDVQEEIHHDPIKMKDIIEVKAEDPETAKKRIEKISLTWQQSNFFLDTIKQSGNVRDYAICRTFIDSGMRLKELVLLNKDDIQVPIDEKGFYVLPEDTNEFIDVYLRAETTKGELKDRTTFITYDTLVSLNDMMMNRITKLRKNTNNVYRPVIQRNKAAEEVNREELFTNIKGNRIGKRGVQDIIKKHARECDERIESEGIDCPVNYGKNVSVHILRHTALSHYAEILTVAEVQSIAGHSNSQTTDKYIHIDREQMKQKLKVNSKRFNS, encoded by the coding sequence ATGATTGAAGTTGATGAGCTAACAGACTACCTAGATGAATACTTAGAAGAAAAGCAAGAGGTAAAAAACTTAACAGAAGAAACAATCAAAAAACAAACCTTCAATATATCTAAATTCATTGAATTTCTTGAATTCAATGGAGTTGAAGAATTAAATGAGGATAATGTTAAAAAACAGCTAAGAAAATATCGTAGACACTGTTTAAAACAACGTGGAAACAAAAGGACAACTGTAAAAACATATATGATGAATATATTGGAATTTATAAATTCTGAAGATGTTCAAGAAGAAATCCACCATGATCCTATTAAAATGAAGGATATTATTGAAGTTAAAGCAGAAGATCCTGAAACTGCTAAAAAAAGAATTGAAAAAATATCTCTAACTTGGCAACAATCCAATTTCTTTTTAGATACAATCAAACAAAGTGGTAACGTTCGAGATTATGCAATTTGCAGGACATTTATAGACTCTGGAATGAGGCTTAAGGAACTGGTGTTGTTAAACAAAGATGATATTCAAGTTCCTATTGATGAAAAAGGATTTTATGTCCTTCCTGAGGATACAAATGAGTTTATTGATGTTTATCTAAGAGCAGAAACAACAAAAGGTGAATTAAAGGACCGTACAACCTTTATAACTTATGATACACTTGTTAGTTTAAATGATATGATGATGAATCGTATTACAAAACTTAGAAAAAACACTAATAATGTTTATCGTCCTGTTATTCAAAGAAATAAAGCTGCTGAAGAAGTAAATCGTGAAGAGCTATTTACAAATATCAAGGGAAACAGAATTGGTAAACGTGGAGTTCAGGATATCATTAAAAAACATGCACGTGAATGTGATGAGAGAATTGAAAGTGAAGGGATTGATTGTCCGGTAAATTACGGCAAAAATGTCAGTGTTCACATTCTAAGACACACTGCACTTTCACATTATGCGGAAATATTAACTGTTGCGGAGGTTCAATCAATTGCAGGACACTCTAATTCACAAACAACAGACAAATATATTCACATTGACCGTGAACAAATGAAACAAAAACTTAAAGTCAATTCTAAAAGATTTAACAGTTAA
- a CDS encoding manganese efflux pump MntP family protein, whose translation MISISLIAIALAMDAFSVSITKGFSQKNLTKPQILYYGLFFGGFQFLMPLLGYLCGSAISSIVETLASIIGFTLLLIIGLNMIRESLGSDEDEITDEFSFKEVTLLAIATSIDAFAVGITIALLKDPILISSVIIGIVAFLFSVVGIFIGKKIGHIVGDKFQILGGVILILIGIKILLGF comes from the coding sequence TTGATTTCTATTTCACTAATCGCAATAGCTCTAGCAATGGATGCTTTTAGTGTATCTATTACAAAAGGTTTTAGTCAAAAAAACCTAACTAAACCACAGATTTTATACTACGGTTTATTTTTTGGTGGTTTTCAGTTTTTAATGCCACTTTTAGGATATCTCTGTGGCAGCGCAATTTCATCAATTGTTGAGACATTAGCATCAATTATTGGTTTTACATTACTTTTAATAATTGGACTAAATATGATCCGTGAAAGTTTAGGATCTGATGAAGATGAAATTACTGATGAATTTTCATTTAAAGAAGTTACTTTACTTGCTATAGCTACAAGTATTGATGCTTTTGCAGTTGGAATTACCATTGCACTTTTAAAAGACCCAATCTTAATTTCATCAGTTATTATTGGTATTGTAGCATTCCTGTTTAGTGTAGTAGGTATATTTATTGGTAAGAAAATAGGCCATATTGTTGGAGATAAATTCCAAATTCTTGGTGGTGTTATCCTTATCTTAATTGGTATTAAAATTCTTTTAGGATTTTAA